Part of the Pedobacter roseus genome is shown below.
CCTCTGTACCATCCATTGTAGCACGTGTGTAGCCCCGGACGTAAGGGCCATGATGACTTGACGTCGTCCCCTCCTTCCTCTCTGTTTGCACAGGCAGTCTGTTTAGAGTCCCCACCATAACGTGCTGGCAACTAAACATAGGGGTTGCGCTCGTTGCGGGACTTAACCCAACACCTCACGGCACGAGCTGACGACAGCCATGCAGCACCTAGTTTCGTGTCCTTGCGGACTGATCTATCTCTAGATCATTCACTAACTTTCAAGCCCGGGTAAGGTTCCTCGCGTATCATCGAATTAAACCACATGCTCCTCCGCTTGTGCGGGCCCCCGTCAATTCCTTTGAGTTTCACCCTTGCGGGCGTACTCCCCAGGTGGAACACTTAACGCTTTCGCTTAGCCGCTGACTGTGTATCGCCAACAGCGAGTGTTCATCGTTTAGGGCGTGGACTACCAGGGTATCTAATCCTGTTTGATCCCCACGCTTTCGTGCCTCAGCGTCAATAAGACCATAGTAAGCTGCCTTCGCAATCGGTGTTCTGAGACATATCTATGCATTTCACCGCTACTTGTCTCATTCCGCCTACCTCTAGTCCATTCAAGCCCATCAGTATCAAGGGCACTGCGATAGTTGAGCTACCGTCTTTCACCCCTGACTTAACAGGCCGCCTACGCACCCTTTAAACCCAATAAATCCGGATAACGCTTGGATCCTCCGTATTACCGCGGCTGCTGGCACGGAGTTAGCCGATCCTTATTCTTCCGGTACATTCAGCTACTTACACGTAAGTAGGTTTATTCCCGGATAAAAGCAGTTTACAACCCATAGGGCAGTCTTCCTGCACGCGGCATGGCTGGTTCAGAGTTGCCTCCATTGACCAATATTCCTTACTGCTGCCTCCCGTAGGAGTCTGGTCCGTGTCTCAGTACCAGTGTGGGGGGCCATCCTCTCAGATCCCCTAGTCATCGTCGCCTTGGTGGGCCGTTACCCCGCCAACTAGCTAATGACACGCATGCCCATCTCAATCCTATAAATATTTGAACATTGGATAATGCTATCCTGTGTTTTTATGCGGTGTTAATCCGGATTTCTCCGGGCTATCCCCCAGATTAAGGTAGGTTGCATACGCGTTACGCACCCGTGCGCCACTTTCGATAAAAGCAAGCTTCTATCTATCGTTCGACTTGCATGTATTAGGCCTGCCGCTAGCGTTCATCCTGAGCCAGGATCAAACTCTCCATTGTAAAATGTGTTGTAAGATGCTGACCAGTTTTAACTATTGTTAAAAATAGTCTTCTTTTTTTTATGTTGTCTGTTAGACACCACCTTTAAAATAAAGCAAAATAATCATGTACTTTGATTAGTACTCCATTACCCCGCTACGCTACATTGACATCTCTTTTAAGAACTTATTGATCTGGTAAACCTCACGGCAGATCTTTATATTGTTAAACCCTTACTCCGTTAAAGTCTTGTTAGTCTTTAGCTTCGTGCCGGTATTTTCAATCTTGTTTTTGTTGTTTGTGCAACATCCGCTGCTCCAACTTTTTTGCCCTTCCTTTCGGTTGGGAGTGCAAAGGTAAGGATCTTTTCCGAACTTCCAAATAAAATAAATTTTATTTTTTTAGCCTTCTTTTTCTTCTTTCCTCTATTTCAATATGCTGGTGTTAACCAGCTTTCCGTTCTTCCGAACCGGGCTGCAAAGGTAGCAATCTTTTTCTCTTCCGCAATATTTATTTTAAAATAAATCCTGCCCTCTTTATCACTAAGCCATCTTTTCAACAAAACCCTTCCTCCGAAGCGGGATGCAAAAGTAGGAAAATTCTCTACAACACCAAAGGATATTTAGGGAATATTGCGCGGTTTAACGTAAGTTGATGGTTTACAGCAGGAAAAAGTTTCGCTGCGCTTAAAACTTTTTGGAAGAATAGGTGTTTAGCGCGGGTTTATCAAACCGATCAGGTTTAAAAAACTGATCGGTTTAGAGGTAAAGGCCTTTAAAACTTCCGGATTACCTGCCCACCTAAACCCGATAGCAGCGGAAAACCCGAAGGTGAGGAACGAACCAAGGCTTTGAAGCGGATAGCGGGAACATAATTATATAGTAGCACGAAACCTGCTTTGCTGAAAAAATGCCCACAGCGAAGTGAAGACTTGTAATGAAAAGCGCGAACATAACTATACAGTAGCACGAAACCTGCTTTGCTGAAAAAATGCCCACAGCGAAGCGAGGACTTGTAATGAAAAGCGGGAACATATTTATATAGTAGCATAATAAATGCTGTGCTATAAAAAACGAGTGTATACGTTATAGTATATAAGCATACCTTATATATATGTTAAAATTTGTTAACTGTTATATTCTACTGAATTGCTTTGCATAGCTTAGCGGCGAATTGTTTTTATTGATGTTATCGTATTATTAATTATCTTTGCAGAATGTTTAAAGTTAAACACTTAATTATTTTAGTATTTGTTGCCGCTCTGGGTATTGCGGGTTGTAAAAGTCGTTTCGAGAAATTGAGAGCGAGTAATGACGTTGCAAAAAAATACCAGGAGGCGCTTCGTTTGTATAATAAACGCGATTACAGTAAAGCATTGGTGCTTTTTGAGGACCTATCTCAAAAATACCGTGGCCGTGCAGAAGCTGAGGACCTGAATTATTATTATGCTTATACTTTATATAGATTAAGTGATTACACTACAGCCAGGTACCAGTTTAAAAGCTTTGCTGATACTTACCCGGCCAGTAAAAATGCAGAAGAAGCCAGGTATATGGGTGCTTATTGTTTCTATCTGGAATCTCCGGCTTTCTCTTTAGATCAGGAAAACACCTATAAAGCGATTGATGCATTACAATTGTTCATTAACTTATACCCTACCAGCGACCGTGCTGCAGCTGCAGCTAAGTATATTGCCACTTTAAGGGGTAAACTGGAAGACAAGGCTTTTGAAAATGCGAAGATGTATTTAACTACCGGCCCGAGTAATGTAGATAATTACAGAGCAGCAGTTATTGCCTTAAAAAACGCACAAAGAGATTACCCAGATATTAAATATGCTGAGGAAATGGATTTTCTGATGATCAGGGCACAATATCTATACGCCAAAAACAGTTATGTGATTCGCCAGGAAGACCGTTATAATGAGGCACTTGCTTTGTATACCGAGTTTACTGAAAATCACCCGGACAGCAAATTTACAAAAGATGCTAAAGGGCTTAAAGAAGATGCTGAAGCGGGTATTGTGGCTACCAAACAAGAACTGGCTTTATATGCTGCCGATCAGGAAAAATACAAGCAGATGTTGATCAGAACCGGTAAATTAAAAGATACTGTTTCTGCAAAACCAACTAACGCAGATAATACGAATATTAAAAACAAGTAATAGATGAATACTAACAAACCTGCTGTACCAAATACTACAGTAACCAGAAACGTACACGATTTAGATAAAACTACTGATAACCTTTACGAATCATTAGTGGTAATTGCTAAAAGAGCAAATCAGATCTCGAACAACGTTAAAGAAGAGTTACACGGTAAATTGGCAGAATTTGCTTCTAGCAACGATAATTTGGAAGAGATTTTCGAAAACCGTGAGCAGATTGAAATCAGCAAGCACTACGAGCGCATGCCTAAGCCTGTTTTGGTTGCTATTGATGAATTTTTGAATGAGAAAATTTATCACAGAAATCCTGCTAAAGAACAAAAGTAATTAGCAGAGGGCAAAGAGCATGGCGCAATTCTTAAGCATATCGATGCTCTATGCCCCATGCCCTACACGCTATGCTCAAAAATAAAAATATAATCCTTGGCGTTTGCGGTAGCATCGCAGCATATAAGTCGGCATTTTTGGTTCGGCTGCTCGTTAAAGCTGGCGCAAACGTAAAGGTTATTCTTACCACTGATGGTGCTAATTTCATTACACCACTTACCCTTGCTACGCTTTCTAAAAACCCGGTTTATACGCAATATTTCGAAGAAGAAACAGGCGTATGGAGTAACCATGTAGAGCTGGGCTTATGGGCCGATCTCATTATTATTGCTCCGATAAGTGCCAATACTTTGGCTAAACTGGCAACCGGAATCTGCGATAATTTACTAACTGCGGTTTACCTTTCGGCCAAATGTCCGGTGTATGTTGCGCCCGCCATGGATTTGGATATGTGGAAACATGAAACTACCCAAAGTAATATTGAACGTATTATCAGTTTCGGGAATACGGTTATTGCTCCTGCCAATGGCGAACTGGCCAGCGGACTTTGGGGCGAAGGCCGAATGGCTGAACCTGAAGAAATTGTAGCTTTCATGGATAATGCCATTAAAAAAGCTTCACCTTTATTTGGAAAGAAGGTAATGGTAACTGCCGGTCCTACTTACGAGGCTATAGATCCTGTACGTTTTATTGGCAACCACTCTTCAGGTAAAATGGGTTTTGCCCTGGCAGATGAATTGGCCAAACTGGGTGCTGATGTTACTTTAATTGCCGGACCCACTGCACAAAAAGCTGCACAAAATTTAAAAAGGATTGATGTAGTAAGTGCGCAGGAAATGTTCGAGGCCTGTAATTCTATATTTGCTGAAACTGATATTACCGTAATGTGTGCCGCTGTGGCCGATTATCGGCCTAAACAGGTTGCCACCCAAAAGATTAAAAAACAAGACAGCGACCTGGTTCTGGAACTGGAAAAAACAACCGATATCCTCGCCTCTTTGGGGAGAGCTAAAAAAACGAATCAAATTCTGGTGGGCTTTGCCTTAGAAACCAATGATGAAGAGAATTACGCAAAAGGCAAACTGGAGAAGAAAAACCTTGACCTGGTTGTTTTAAATTCTTTAAATGATAAGGGTGCAGGTTTTAAATCAGATACCAATAAAATTACTATTTTTAACAAAGCTTTGGAACGTACCGTATTCGAGATGAAATCGAAAAGCGACGTGGCTAAAGATATTTGTGCTGCCATTTTAAAAATTGCGAAATGATAAAAAAGATTTTTTGGATATTGTTATTGGTTGGTTACGGAAAAGTACAGGCACAGGAACTAAATGCAAGGGTAACTTTGCTGGCCCCACAGGTTTCGAACATCAGTAAGCCAACTTTAGATGCTCTTCAAAAAACCATCCGCGATTTTTTAAACAATAATAAATTCAGCAACGAAAGTTACAAACCACAGGAACGCATTGAATGCAGTTTTGTCATCACCATCAATTCGTGGGATGGCGGCTCTGGTTACACTGCCGAAGCACAGATTCAAAGCAGTCGCCCGGTTTTTAACAGTTCTTACAACAGTACACTGTTAAACATGAGTGATAAAAATTTTGATTTTAGTTATCTTGATGGTTCTACAATCGATTTTTCTGATCAGAACTACATTTCGAATATCAGTGCCCTCCTCACCTACTATGCTTATACCATTATCGGAATGGATAAGGATAGCTTTAGCAAAATGGGCGGAACACCTTTTTATAAAAAAGCACAGAACATTATCAATTTAGCACAGGCATCGGGCAATACAGGCTGGAAAGCTGCTGATGGTTTACGCAACCGTTTTTGGTTTAACGAAAATGTACTGAACCCAATATTTAGCGAACTGCGCAATTTCATCTATAGCTACCACCTAAACGGATTGGATCAGCTTACGGATAACGATAAAGGTTTAACCCAGATTGTAGCTGCACTACCTGCTCTTCAGCAAATGGACAAACAAAAACTAGGTTCTATTTTTCCGAATGTTTATTTCGCGTCGAAAGCGGAAGAGGTAACCAATGTCCTTTCTAAACTAAACGGACAGGAACGCATGAAAGCCTATAATATGCTGGCAGAAATTGATCCGGCGAATATTGGCAGGTATGAGGGGCTGAAGAAGAATTAGTTTGTTGGTTAAGCGGTTAATTGTTTAAATCGGTTAATCGACCCGCAATACGCCTAACGCCATACGCTAAGCTAGCCAATTTTTGCTTGCAGACATTTTTTAGAAAAGCAGCAACAGTGTTTCAATTAAAAGCAAGTCCTGCTTTTGTTCATACGCCTGCAGGCCTTACACACAGGCCGGTATCCACGTCAATCAGGTTTAACAATTCAAGTCAGTTTTTCTTAGGGGGGGTTCCTTTCTAAAGCCTAATAAACGTGCAGCACTTCCCCTCCCCCGCATACCTTATCACAATTAACCTTTTTCTTATGCAGCACTTCCCTATAACAACATTCTATATCACAGTTAACCGATTAACCAGTTTATACAGTTAACCCAATATTATTCCTTTTCTTAGATGCAACATTTTTCCATTCCCTGCGTCTTATACTACAATTAAACAGTTAACCAATTTCAACAATTAACCACTAAAAGTTAAAAATTTGTTAAAATATTTTGTTATTACGAATATCTTCGTACATTTGATTACGAAATAATTCGTACAACTGTAAAACATGAGCAATCACAACATCAAACCAACAGAAGGTGAAATGGAAATCCTCCAGGTGCTTTGGCAAAAGGGGAATGCAACGGTAAGAGAAGTGCATGAAGCATTGAATAAAAAAGACTCGGGTTATACCACTACGTTAAAGCTGATGCAGATTTTGCATGAGAAAGGAATGGTAGAAAGAGATACCAACCAAAAAACACATATCTATAAAGCATTGGTGAGCCAGGATAAAACTGAAAAGCAATTGGTAACCAAAATGATCGATAATGTATTTAACGGATCGGCTGCCAGATTGGTGATGCAGGCTTTAGGTAACCACAGTGCCAGTGCGGATGAGATTGATGAAATCAAAAAATATTTAGATAGCCTTAAGTAAGGTTAAGGTGAGGGTTGAAAAGTGTAGGGTTTGGGTCCCTAATAAACATTAACATTTTCGGTTTATCCCGGCATAAAAAATTAAAACCACCGTTATGGAAACTTTATTACAACAGTTTATCAAAGCATTTGGATGGAGCATTTTAAATTCGCTTTGGCAAAGTGCCCTAATTTATGGCGTCCTGTTCATCATCATGCTAAGCATACCTAAATTACCAGCAAAACATAAGCACAACCTGGCTTTTGGTGCCATTATTTTAATGTTTGCCGGCTTTGCCTACAATTTCATCAATCAGTTGCTGCAGAGTATGAGCAGTCAGGTAGCTCCCATTAACCCACAAAACATACAGGTTTATCAATATTTCAATAACCTTCCTCAAAGTTTTAGCAGCAAAGCAGAGCAGTACTTCCCTATCGTTATTCTATTTTATATTATTGGTATTCTGCTACAGTTATTTGTTATTGTTAAGGGTTATGGTCAGCTATCTAAACTGAAAAAAGAAAGTTTAAGCGCCATTCCCGATAGCTGGAAAGCTATTTTCGAACAGGTTACTGCTCAGCTTAAAATCAAAAAAGCCATTAAATTCCATTTATCTTCTATTGTTAATGTGCCTTTGGTTATCGGTTACTTAAAACCAGTGGTACTGTTTCCGCTGGCCCTGGTGAACCAATTGGATAACGATCAGGTAGAAGCGATTTTAATCCACGAACTATCACACATCAGAAGAAACGATTTCCTACTGAACCTGATCAAAACCGCAATCGAAACCTTATTATTCTATAATCCATTTGTTTGGATGGCCGGTAGGTTTATACACATTGAACGTGAGCATGCCTGTGATGACCTGGTTTTGAAAATTACCGGAAAACCATTGAACTATGCTCATGCCCTGCTTAAACTCGAACTCCTGAAAGATAAAACCAGTCCGGCTTATGCATTAGCTGCCACAGGCAAGACCCAAAATTTGTATCAACGCATTAAGAGAATAACCAACATGAAAACAAATTATTTAAACGCCAAACAGCAAATGGCAGCCCTAACTTTGGGTGTAGCCTGCTTGTTTTCTATTGCCTGGATTAATCCAACCGAAAAGAAAAAAGAAAGTAAAAAACAACCTAAACAAGAGATTTTTAGCGTACGGTCTGCCAACGGAACCATAAGCCACCTGATCTGTACCGATACCACCAAAAAACGTAAAATCAAAATTGTTACCATTGATGCAAACGGCAAGAAAACAGAATACAACTCAGTAAAAGAAATGCCTGATAGCTTAAGAAAAGATTTTTACAGAGACGAGCTTTTTGCTGATAAGGGCATTTATCGCATCCATGCCGATAGCTCATTTAAATTTAGATTTAACGATTCGTTGGTTCGCAATAAAATTTTTAAAGAGTATAATTCACCAGAAGCCCAGGCTAAATGGAAAAAATTCGGTGAAGACATGGCCAAACAATACAATTCGCCAGAGGCGCAAGCAAAATGGAAAAAGTTTGGTGAGGATGTAGCCAAACAATACAACTCCCCAGAGGCACAAGCCAAATGGAAAAAGTTCGGTGAAGAGATGAATAAAAAAATGAACTCACCAGAGGCACAGGCAAAGTGGAAAAAAATGGGTGAAGACATGGCCAAAGAATTCGGTTCACCAGAGGCGCAGGCAAAATGGAGGAAAATGGGCGAAGATATGGCTGCGAAAATCAACACGCCAGAGTTTAGGGCTCAATTGGATAACATCAGGATACAAGCTTTGAAATCCGGAGATATGGCTCATTTATCTGGTTTAACACAATTACAGTCTGATTCAATATTTAAAGGAAACAGACATACCGTTACTGGCCCGGATGGTGCTGTATTTTATTTCGACAACAACAACAAAGTAAAGCAAACTGAGGAATACAAAAAGCTGAAAGAAAAATTCGATATCGAGGTGAAGGAACTGAAAGAGAAAATGGAGAAGAAAGAGAAAAAAGAAAAAGTTGAAAGCGGTAACAAAAGCTCACAGATCAGTCCTGCTGTAATGCTTTACAACAATAAAAATTTTTCAGACCCTGCTAAAACATTAAAAATTGAGAATGCAGTAGTAACATACAAAAAAGCTGATTTTAAAAATGCAGATCAACTCGCGGTAAAAAGCTTTGTACAAAATGGCAACCTAACTATTGCCAATAACAATACCATCAACATTTCAATAAAATAAAACAACACACAGCCAAACAGATTAAGAAGCAGCGGAGATTATTCTCCGCTGTTTTTGTTTGATAAATTTCGACTTAAATTAATTTGTACCTTCGCCAGGGTTTAAAAATTACTTTATTATGCGCTCCATTAAGTTTAACATCATTACCCTTTTAACCATACTCAGTTTAACTACTTTTGCCCAAACAAAAGTGGTTTCCAACGCTTATAATTTTGGTATTATTTTAAAAATCGAAAAATTTGCTGGCAGGGATTTTCGATATTCTTTGGAATTAAAGTCGACCGAAACAGACTCGCTTAAAAAAATTTTCATCCAAACAAGGCAGGTTATTAACGATGATGAATGGCTTGATAACAACTTAGCGAAAGATGTGACTAAAGATACCTTGTGGCATTCTTTAAAAATCAGCAGTAAAATAAATCCAAAAGCTAAGGAAATTTGGCTCTATGCCAATTTTGAAGGTAATGGAAATTTTTTCGTAGATAATTTAAAATTCGAAATCAAAACCGAAAGTGGAGACTGGGAAGAGTTTCCTATAAAAAACGCAGACTTTGAAAATAATGGAAATGATCCATTAAAAGGTTTCCGAACCAATGCAAATATACCGGCCGGCACTACTATAGGCTTGCGGAATAGAACAGATTCAATTGGAGGAAAAGCGTTACTGATTAAAACAACAAAAGCTTCTGTCATTCTGAAAACCAACTACGGAAACAACAAACGTGTAGGAAGATATAGCAATATCAATGGCATAAAAATCTACTACGAAACTTACGGTACTGGCGAACCTTTATTGTTGCTGCACGGTAATGGCCAGTCTATTGTAGATTTTAACAAACAAATACCCGAATTAGCCAAGCATTATCATGTTATTGCCGTTGATACCCGAGCACATGGTAAGAGCATCGATAATGATTCCTCTAAATTAAGTTACGATATTTTTGCTTCTGACATGAAGATTCTTTTAGATTCACTAAACCTTAAAAAAGTAAATATTTTAGGGTGGAGTGATGGAGGAAATACAGGATTGATTATGGCAATTAAATATCCTGAATATGTTGGAAAGTTGATTGTAATGGGTGCAAATCTAAATCCAACAGAAAATGCAGTTGAAAAAAGCATGCTAAATCGATTAAAAAAAGATTTAAAAATGCTTCAGCAAAAAAATGATGCAGAATCAAAGCAAATGATAAGATTGCTTTCGATGTTATCTACAGAACCCAACATTAAGGTTGAAGAGTTACACAAAATTGCTTCGAAAACGCTGGTGTTGGCAGGAGAACGGGATGTGATTAGAGCTGAACATACCAAGCTTATTGCAGATAATATCAAAAATTCAAAGCTGATTATTTTTAAAAAAGAAACCCACATGGTACCCGAAGAAAATGCATCTCTTTTTAATAAAACTGTAATCGATTTTTTAAAAGAACCCGAAACAAAAAATTGATACTAAATCTTTGTCAGCAAAAGGATTTATTCTCCGCTGTTTTTGTTTTGTACTGGCCTGTTGAATAAATTTTAATATTTTTGCTAAGCATGCTACAAAAACTTTCTATTCGTAATTACGCATTAATTGATAGTCTTGATATCGAATTTGATAAAGGCTTAAATATCATTACAGGTGAAACCGGTGCCGGTAAATCCATCATATTGGGTGCATTATCGCTAATCTTAGGTCAGCGGGCAGAAAGCAAATACTTTTTTAACCAGGATAAAAAATGTGTTATTGAGGGCAGTTTTGTATTGGGAGATGAAAACCTGAAAGAACTTTTTGAAGAAAATGACCTGGATTTTTCGAACGAAAGCCTTTTACGCCGGGAAATATCCATCGATGGCAAAACCAGATCGTTTATTAACGATACGCCTGTTAATCTATCTATCCTGAAACAGATCGGCGAAAAACTGATCGATATCCATTCGCAGCATGCCACACAGGAAATTAATGATGCCGATTTTCAATTATTGATTGTTGATTCATTAGCCAATCATCAGCCTCTCCTACTTAATTACCGTAGCGGATTTAAAAAACTTAAACAGGATACTTCCTTGTTAAAAAAATTAACCGCCGAAGCCGACGAAGCCCGTAATAAACAGGATTACGAACAATTTTTGTTTAATGAACTCGAGCAGGCAAAATTACAGGAAGGCGAACAGGAAGAACTGGAACAAGAACTGGAGCGCTTAACATACGCCGAAACCATTAAACGGGCGTTACTTACCGCTTCAGGATTAATTAACGAAAGCGAACCTTCGGCCCTTCAGATTTTAAAAGAGGCTTCGTTACAGTTACAGGGTATAGAAAAATTCGATCCGGCAATTAATGTACTTTACGAACGTTTACGCTCATCGATCATTGAAATAAAAGACATCACCGATGAGGTTTCTGCAATAGAAGAAAATACTTTGCACAGTGCCGATCGTTTGGAAATTGTAAACCAAAGGTTAGATCTGTTTTATTCACTTCAACAAAAACACAGGCTTGCCAATAATACAGAACTGTTAGCGTTTCAAAAACAACTGGAAGAAAACCTGAATAAGCTATTGACCTCTGATGAGCACATCGAAAAATTACAGCTGGAAATCGATCAGCTTAAAAAAGAATTATTTAAACAAGCCGGTCAATTAAGCGCTAACCGTAAAAAAGCAATCAAGGTGGTAGAAGAGCAAACCAGTTCTACACTGAAAAAGGTGGGTATGCTTAATGCCAAACTGGTACTTGATCAAAAAGCATTACTTGAACTGAATAAAGATGGGTTGGACGAAATTAACCTGCTTTTTACAGCAAATGCCGGTCAGGCCCCTGCCCCTGTAAATAAAGTAGCATCAGGTGGAGAATTATCGCGTTTAATGCTTGCTATAAAAGCCCTGCTGGCTAAACATACATCCTTACCAACCATTATTTTTGATGAGATTGATACCGGAATTTCGGGCGAAACGGCTTTAAAAGTTGGGGAGGTAATTGCAGACCTGGGCAAGAATATGCAGGTAATTTCGATTACACACCTGCCACAGATTGCCGCCAAAGGAACATCACACTACTTTGTACATAAAAATGAGGATAAAGGGAAAACCACTACCGGAATCCGCAAACTTAAACAGGAAGAACGCATTGGTGTAATTGCCGAAATGTTAAGTGGCAAAAACCCGGGCGCGTCGGCGATTGAAAATGCGAAAGAATTATTGGGTTAATTTATCATCCTAATGCCCCACATGGTCTGTATCCTCACAGACTATTTCGGGTTTTATTGAAATTACTGTTAAGTAATATTTCTTTTGCACTTTTAATAAACTAATAAATTAGTTTATATTTATATAATGAAATCCTTATTACTTATATTGCTATTATTTATTGGTAAATTTTGTTTGGCCCAGCAAAGTTATGTCCTTTCGGGCATGGTTAAAGATAAACATGGCGAGGCTTTACCCGGAGCTGGCGTATATGTAAGCGGTTATAAAATTGCTACAGTAACAGATAATAATGGCAAATATGCCCTTCCCTTAAAACCAGGAAACTACGACATTTTAGTACAATTAATTGGCTACAAAGCTTTAAATAAAAACGTAGTGCTTGCTGATAAAGCTGTAAAACTAGATTTTACCCTCGAAGAAAGCATCACCCAATTGGCCGAAGTAACCATTAAACCCGATCCGAACAGGGAACATTATATTGCCATGTTTAAGGGCTATTTTATTGGCACCACCCCCAATGCAGAACAATGTAAGCTCATCAATCCTAACGTATTAATTATCGATTATGATAAAGAGGAACATAAACTCACGGTAAAAACCACCGAATTTCTAATTGTAGAAAACAAGGCGCTTGGATACCGCATTAAATACCTGCTGAATAATTTTGAATACGATAGCAAAACAAGAATCATCTATTATGAAGGTTTTCCGTATTATGAAGATTTAAAAGGATCAGCACGGCGGAAGAAAATCTGGGACCAAAAAAGAATTACCGCTTATCAGGGATCACCACAGCATTTTTTTAGATCCATTTATCACCATCGCGCCACCGAAGAGGGCTTTATCATTAATAAACTGATGACAAAATCAAATCCGGATAAACCCTCTGACAGTATGATTAACGCCAACATTAAACGTTTAACAAAAGTACAAACAGGTTTAACCAGGCCGTTAACCATTACCATGGGAGATTCATTAAGCTATTGGATACAAAAGAAAAACCTGCCAGGGGGAATTTCTATTTTAAGCCGCGCTCCGGTAACGCAGGATACGCTGGTGCATGTAGAGAATCAAAGTATTAAAAGTTTCAACTTTACTGATCAACTTTATGTGATTTACACCAAAGAAAGGGAAGATCCTACTTATGCCAACCGGATCGGCCTGTCTATTGCCAGACCCTTAGATATGCCCGATTACCAGATTTCGACCATCTCATTACAGGTTGTTCCGGTATATTTTTACGA
Proteins encoded:
- a CDS encoding outer membrane protein assembly factor BamD, which encodes MFKVKHLIILVFVAALGIAGCKSRFEKLRASNDVAKKYQEALRLYNKRDYSKALVLFEDLSQKYRGRAEAEDLNYYYAYTLYRLSDYTTARYQFKSFADTYPASKNAEEARYMGAYCFYLESPAFSLDQENTYKAIDALQLFINLYPTSDRAAAAAKYIATLRGKLEDKAFENAKMYLTTGPSNVDNYRAAVIALKNAQRDYPDIKYAEEMDFLMIRAQYLYAKNSYVIRQEDRYNEALALYTEFTENHPDSKFTKDAKGLKEDAEAGIVATKQELALYAADQEKYKQMLIRTGKLKDTVSAKPTNADNTNIKNK
- a CDS encoding DNA-directed RNA polymerase subunit omega, translating into MNTNKPAVPNTTVTRNVHDLDKTTDNLYESLVVIAKRANQISNNVKEELHGKLAEFASSNDNLEEIFENREQIEISKHYERMPKPVLVAIDEFLNEKIYHRNPAKEQK
- the coaBC gene encoding bifunctional phosphopantothenoylcysteine decarboxylase/phosphopantothenate--cysteine ligase CoaBC, with protein sequence MLKNKNIILGVCGSIAAYKSAFLVRLLVKAGANVKVILTTDGANFITPLTLATLSKNPVYTQYFEEETGVWSNHVELGLWADLIIIAPISANTLAKLATGICDNLLTAVYLSAKCPVYVAPAMDLDMWKHETTQSNIERIISFGNTVIAPANGELASGLWGEGRMAEPEEIVAFMDNAIKKASPLFGKKVMVTAGPTYEAIDPVRFIGNHSSGKMGFALADELAKLGADVTLIAGPTAQKAAQNLKRIDVVSAQEMFEACNSIFAETDITVMCAAVADYRPKQVATQKIKKQDSDLVLELEKTTDILASLGRAKKTNQILVGFALETNDEENYAKGKLEKKNLDLVVLNSLNDKGAGFKSDTNKITIFNKALERTVFEMKSKSDVAKDICAAILKIAK
- the porD gene encoding type IX secretion system protein PorD gives rise to the protein MIKKIFWILLLVGYGKVQAQELNARVTLLAPQVSNISKPTLDALQKTIRDFLNNNKFSNESYKPQERIECSFVITINSWDGGSGYTAEAQIQSSRPVFNSSYNSTLLNMSDKNFDFSYLDGSTIDFSDQNYISNISALLTYYAYTIIGMDKDSFSKMGGTPFYKKAQNIINLAQASGNTGWKAADGLRNRFWFNENVLNPIFSELRNFIYSYHLNGLDQLTDNDKGLTQIVAALPALQQMDKQKLGSIFPNVYFASKAEEVTNVLSKLNGQERMKAYNMLAEIDPANIGRYEGLKKN
- a CDS encoding BlaI/MecI/CopY family transcriptional regulator yields the protein MSNHNIKPTEGEMEILQVLWQKGNATVREVHEALNKKDSGYTTTLKLMQILHEKGMVERDTNQKTHIYKALVSQDKTEKQLVTKMIDNVFNGSAARLVMQALGNHSASADEIDEIKKYLDSLK
- a CDS encoding M56 family metallopeptidase translates to METLLQQFIKAFGWSILNSLWQSALIYGVLFIIMLSIPKLPAKHKHNLAFGAIILMFAGFAYNFINQLLQSMSSQVAPINPQNIQVYQYFNNLPQSFSSKAEQYFPIVILFYIIGILLQLFVIVKGYGQLSKLKKESLSAIPDSWKAIFEQVTAQLKIKKAIKFHLSSIVNVPLVIGYLKPVVLFPLALVNQLDNDQVEAILIHELSHIRRNDFLLNLIKTAIETLLFYNPFVWMAGRFIHIEREHACDDLVLKITGKPLNYAHALLKLELLKDKTSPAYALAATGKTQNLYQRIKRITNMKTNYLNAKQQMAALTLGVACLFSIAWINPTEKKKESKKQPKQEIFSVRSANGTISHLICTDTTKKRKIKIVTIDANGKKTEYNSVKEMPDSLRKDFYRDELFADKGIYRIHADSSFKFRFNDSLVRNKIFKEYNSPEAQAKWKKFGEDMAKQYNSPEAQAKWKKFGEDVAKQYNSPEAQAKWKKFGEEMNKKMNSPEAQAKWKKMGEDMAKEFGSPEAQAKWRKMGEDMAAKINTPEFRAQLDNIRIQALKSGDMAHLSGLTQLQSDSIFKGNRHTVTGPDGAVFYFDNNNKVKQTEEYKKLKEKFDIEVKELKEKMEKKEKKEKVESGNKSSQISPAVMLYNNKNFSDPAKTLKIENAVVTYKKADFKNADQLAVKSFVQNGNLTIANNNTINISIK